In a genomic window of Dyadobacter fermentans DSM 18053:
- the hpf gene encoding ribosome hibernation-promoting factor, HPF/YfiA family translates to MRLQMQAIHFDADPKLLTFIQQKLDKLDTFYDRITSGEVFLKLAKNENTKLHTKLLEVKLYVPGGTVFVKEQGSTFEEATDLAIDTLKMQVKKFKNKRNNARAPKVAEGLPEDDGVVLLAEDVEE, encoded by the coding sequence ATGAGACTGCAGATGCAAGCAATTCACTTTGATGCCGATCCCAAACTACTGACTTTCATTCAGCAAAAATTGGACAAACTGGATACGTTCTATGACCGGATCACCAGTGGAGAGGTATTCCTTAAGCTCGCCAAGAATGAAAATACCAAGTTACATACCAAACTCCTCGAAGTGAAACTATACGTGCCTGGCGGGACAGTGTTTGTGAAGGAGCAGGGTTCAACATTTGAAGAAGCAACGGACTTAGCAATAGATACCCTGAAAATGCAGGTTAAGAAGTTCAAAAACAAGCGTAACAATGCGAGGGCGCCAAAAGTAGCCGAAGGACTTCCCGAAGATGACGGGGTGGTTCTGCTGGCCGAAGATGTAGAAGAATAG
- a CDS encoding alpha/beta hydrolase family protein: MQKSTTSALLRKLSFLLIWSLLILNSCNDDTKPVPPKEENIYLKESSSIATLNKQQVLQKAGTLAAVVAQYVKHDIKVYKITYKTKNTDGSDITASGALILPVSTGPVSMISVQHGTISNPDEAPSLFRDGSEGSSFGSLFGSMGYIIAYPDYIGYGESKDLPHPYEHRASLASASLDMLRAAKEFLRGQTDVKWDEKLYIAGYSEGGFATMSLQRKIEEEASSEFNLRASSCGAGAYDKTAFMKHIINVKTDGVAGYNSLYLWVLLTYDRIYKLNKPASYYFTEKYAPQITASGKNASIPESFHLALNDSFKKALNDGTDKAFIDAIADNDVYDFKPKTPTQLYHGTDDPLVFFFNSENAYNAMQKRGATNVEFIKVNKGTHSSSILPFLLGTQAFFANTL, encoded by the coding sequence ATGCAAAAATCTACCACCTCTGCCCTTCTCCGCAAATTATCCTTTCTCCTTATATGGAGCCTTCTCATTCTCAACTCGTGTAATGACGATACCAAACCGGTACCGCCGAAAGAGGAGAATATTTATCTGAAAGAAAGCTCGTCCATTGCCACGCTCAATAAACAGCAGGTGCTCCAAAAGGCCGGAACGCTGGCGGCCGTTGTGGCTCAGTATGTCAAGCATGATATTAAAGTTTATAAAATCACTTATAAGACCAAAAACACCGACGGCAGCGACATCACTGCCTCGGGCGCATTGATTTTGCCGGTTTCCACTGGGCCCGTGTCGATGATCAGCGTGCAGCATGGCACGATCTCCAATCCCGACGAAGCGCCATCCCTTTTCCGCGACGGCTCCGAAGGTTCCTCTTTCGGATCGCTTTTCGGGTCGATGGGCTACATTATCGCCTATCCCGATTACATTGGTTATGGCGAATCCAAAGACCTTCCGCACCCTTATGAGCACCGTGCGAGCCTGGCGTCGGCTTCGCTCGACATGCTGCGGGCGGCCAAAGAGTTTCTGAGAGGGCAAACAGACGTGAAATGGGATGAGAAGTTATATATCGCCGGATATTCAGAAGGCGGCTTCGCGACGATGTCGCTGCAACGGAAAATCGAGGAAGAAGCCTCGTCTGAATTTAATCTCCGCGCATCGAGCTGCGGGGCGGGTGCTTACGACAAAACGGCATTCATGAAGCACATCATTAATGTTAAAACTGATGGCGTGGCGGGCTACAACTCGCTTTACCTGTGGGTATTGCTGACATACGACCGCATTTACAAGTTGAATAAACCGGCCTCCTATTATTTTACCGAAAAATATGCTCCGCAAATCACGGCGTCGGGCAAAAATGCTTCCATTCCCGAAAGCTTCCACCTCGCGCTGAACGATTCGTTTAAAAAAGCATTGAACGACGGAACGGACAAAGCGTTTATCGACGCCATTGCCGATAACGATGTGTACGATTTCAAGCCTAAAACGCCTACACAGCTCTACCACGGCACCGATGATCCGCTCGTATTTTTCTTCAATTCCGAAAATGCCTACAACGCCATGCAGAAGCGGGGCGCGACCAATGTGGAGTTTATCAAGGTGAACAAAGGCACGCACAGCAGCTCTATTCTTCCGTTCCTGCTGGGTACACAGGCGTTTTTTGCCAATACTCTGTAA
- a CDS encoding alpha/beta fold hydrolase, with product MVLLHGHGIDDTIWDSLDAAINDTYTVVRPNISLFTSCQTVEEYADELHRFLTNANIQKCTLIGHSMGGYISLAFAEKYMDMLEGFGLFHSTAYADDDSKKHQRGQMIDLLRNYGTESFIKNTASNMFGERYKELYPERIKEHIAYFSKLPAEALIAGMNAMRQRPDRTSVLAGMPFPVLFIIGMQDKLIHFESVIELAEYPKKAYPLIFAEAGHMGMVERPDATARMINWYMSKI from the coding sequence TTGGTATTACTACATGGTCATGGCATAGACGACACGATTTGGGACAGCCTCGATGCTGCGATAAATGACACTTACACGGTAGTGAGACCGAATATTTCGCTCTTCACATCCTGCCAGACCGTGGAGGAGTATGCCGATGAACTTCACCGTTTCCTGACCAACGCCAATATCCAGAAATGCACGCTGATCGGCCATTCGATGGGCGGCTACATTTCGCTGGCATTCGCCGAAAAATACATGGATATGCTCGAAGGCTTCGGGCTGTTCCATTCCACCGCCTACGCCGACGACGATTCCAAAAAGCACCAGCGCGGCCAGATGATCGACCTCCTGCGCAATTATGGCACTGAGTCGTTTATCAAAAATACAGCGTCCAATATGTTCGGCGAGCGCTACAAGGAGCTTTATCCCGAGCGTATCAAAGAACACATTGCCTATTTCAGCAAGCTTCCCGCCGAAGCGCTGATCGCCGGAATGAATGCGATGCGCCAGCGCCCCGACCGCACGTCGGTGCTGGCGGGCATGCCGTTTCCGGTATTGTTCATCATCGGTATGCAGGACAAGCTCATCCACTTCGAAAGCGTGATCGAGCTGGCCGAATACCCGAAAAAAGCTTACCCCTTGATCTTCGCCGAAGCCGGGCATATGGGCATGGTGGAGCGCCCCGACGCGACCGCCAGGATGATCAACTGGTACATGAGCAAAATTTAA
- the accC gene encoding acetyl-CoA carboxylase biotin carboxylase subunit, translated as MPQIKKILIANRGEIALRVMRTAREMDIRTVAVFSEADRTSPHVRYADEAVCIGAAPSSESYLNIDKILKVCAELGVDAIHPGYGFLSENAGFAQKVKDAGLIFIGPSPESIEVMGSKLAAKHAASKYNIPMVPGTPDAIDNRDEAKRIASSIGYPVLIKASAGGGGKGMRVVENEAEFDEQMDRAVSEAQAAFGDGSVFIEKYITSPKHVEIQVLGDQHGNIIHLFERECSVQRRHQKVVEEAPSISITPKIREEMGRCAVDVARSCHYYGAGTVEFIMDEDKNFYFLEMNTRLQVEHPVTEMITGVDLVREMILIAEGKELTIKQEELSIRGHAVEIRVYAEDATNQFLPDIGRLQTYVKPDGNGVRVDDGFEQGMEIPIYYDPMIAKLITYGEDRETAIRKMIRAIDEYQITGVQTTLPFCRFVMQHEAFVNGSFDTNFVARHFTPDMLSTKSGDESASLAALISATLTNASPDGKPVQNEVVNANASKWRARRFAAH; from the coding sequence ATGCCTCAAATCAAAAAAATCCTCATCGCCAACCGCGGCGAGATTGCATTGCGCGTAATGCGGACAGCACGTGAAATGGACATCAGAACGGTGGCGGTGTTCAGCGAGGCGGATCGCACGTCGCCGCATGTGCGCTATGCCGACGAGGCCGTGTGCATCGGTGCGGCGCCTTCTTCGGAATCTTATCTGAACATCGACAAAATTTTGAAAGTGTGTGCGGAGCTGGGCGTCGATGCGATCCATCCCGGCTACGGGTTCCTTTCCGAGAATGCCGGGTTTGCGCAAAAAGTGAAGGATGCAGGACTGATCTTCATTGGTCCGTCGCCGGAATCCATAGAGGTGATGGGCAGCAAGCTGGCAGCCAAACATGCGGCTTCCAAATACAATATTCCCATGGTACCGGGCACGCCAGACGCGATCGATAACCGCGACGAGGCGAAACGCATAGCCAGCAGCATTGGCTACCCGGTCCTCATTAAAGCCAGCGCCGGCGGCGGCGGGAAGGGCATGCGTGTCGTCGAAAACGAGGCTGAATTTGACGAGCAGATGGACCGGGCCGTGAGCGAGGCGCAGGCGGCATTCGGCGACGGGTCCGTTTTTATCGAAAAATACATTACATCGCCCAAGCACGTCGAAATACAGGTTTTGGGCGACCAGCACGGCAATATCATCCATCTTTTCGAACGGGAATGCTCCGTTCAGCGGCGGCATCAGAAGGTGGTGGAAGAAGCGCCGTCTATTTCCATTACGCCGAAAATCCGGGAAGAAATGGGCCGGTGCGCCGTAGACGTGGCGCGGTCGTGCCATTACTATGGGGCCGGAACGGTGGAATTTATCATGGACGAGGACAAAAACTTTTATTTCCTCGAAATGAACACCCGCTTGCAGGTGGAACATCCGGTGACCGAAATGATTACCGGCGTGGATCTTGTCAGGGAAATGATCCTGATTGCCGAAGGGAAAGAGTTGACAATCAAGCAAGAAGAGCTGTCCATCCGCGGGCATGCCGTGGAAATAAGGGTGTATGCCGAAGATGCAACCAACCAATTTCTGCCGGACATCGGCCGGCTGCAAACGTACGTGAAGCCAGACGGCAATGGCGTGCGCGTGGACGATGGTTTTGAACAAGGCATGGAAATCCCGATTTACTACGACCCGATGATCGCCAAACTGATCACCTACGGCGAAGACCGCGAAACGGCGATCCGCAAAATGATCCGGGCGATCGACGAATACCAGATCACCGGCGTGCAAACCACCCTGCCTTTCTGCCGGTTCGTCATGCAGCATGAGGCGTTTGTGAATGGCAGCTTCGATACCAATTTTGTGGCCCGGCATTTCACTCCGGATATGTTAAGTACAAAAAGCGGTGATGAATCCGCAAGCCTCGCGGCGTTGATTTCCGCAACGCTCACCAACGCCTCGCCGGACGGCAAACCTGTTCAGAATGAGGTAGTGAATGCGAATGCGTCGAAATGGAGAGCGCGACGGTTCGCGGCGCATTAA
- a CDS encoding DUF4286 family protein — MVVYNITVNISYQAEKDWLHYMKSVYIPEILASELPLECKLLRLLTEIENEGSTYTTQFKFRTMEDFLAYQTDFQPALQERHHELFNGQYVSFRTLLEEA, encoded by the coding sequence ATGGTCGTCTATAACATCACAGTCAACATCAGCTACCAGGCCGAAAAAGATTGGCTGCATTATATGAAGTCGGTGTACATCCCCGAAATCCTGGCCTCGGAATTGCCGCTGGAATGCAAGCTCCTGCGGCTCCTGACCGAGATCGAAAATGAGGGAAGCACCTATACTACTCAATTTAAATTTAGGACAATGGAGGACTTTCTGGCCTACCAGACGGACTTCCAGCCCGCTTTGCAGGAGCGCCATCACGAGCTTTTCAATGGCCAGTATGTTTCTTTCCGGACACTTCTTGAGGAAGCCTGA
- a CDS encoding MaoC family dehydratase translates to MQIEPVVDATFDHLFKFTQEQVQAFADLTGDNNPVHLDAEYAATTQFKKPIIHGMLGITVFTKVLGTQFPGFGSIYLKQTVEFLRPMFVDTEYRAVFKIVSINPAKHIAEISTEIYDAATKKVTVRGVATMINEEKF, encoded by the coding sequence ATGCAAATAGAGCCAGTCGTCGATGCTACGTTCGACCATCTTTTTAAATTCACACAGGAGCAGGTGCAGGCATTTGCCGACCTGACCGGCGACAACAACCCCGTGCATCTCGACGCGGAATACGCCGCTACCACCCAATTCAAAAAACCGATCATTCACGGAATGCTGGGCATTACGGTGTTCACGAAAGTGCTCGGCACGCAGTTTCCGGGCTTCGGGTCCATTTACCTCAAACAAACGGTTGAATTCCTTCGCCCGATGTTTGTCGATACGGAATACCGCGCGGTATTCAAGATCGTGTCCATCAATCCCGCCAAACACATTGCCGAGATCTCGACCGAGATTTACGACGCCGCTACCAAAAAAGTGACCGTTCGCGGTGTGGCGACGATGATCAACGAAGAAAAGTTCTGA
- a CDS encoding GNAT family N-acetyltransferase: protein MILTPHLRIISCDDTLYDAIRMGNNTLARVMGVNVPKKWTEFRDTFTPSYHRWKAHPPLRDWWVYLIIHVPDNMLIGSCGYKGEPDSNGMVEIGYEIIPSYREKGLGTETAKGLLDHAFGHASVRKVIAHTLAEENASGHILEKLGFAQTEDVNDPDEGLLWRWEISRR, encoded by the coding sequence ATGATTCTGACCCCCCATTTAAGAATTATCTCCTGCGACGATACACTTTATGATGCTATCCGCATGGGAAACAATACATTAGCCCGCGTAATGGGCGTCAATGTCCCCAAGAAGTGGACCGAGTTCCGCGATACTTTCACCCCGTCTTACCACCGCTGGAAGGCCCACCCGCCGTTGCGCGACTGGTGGGTTTACCTGATTATACACGTGCCGGACAACATGCTCATCGGTTCCTGCGGCTACAAGGGCGAGCCCGATTCGAACGGGATGGTAGAGATTGGGTATGAGATCATTCCGTCATACCGCGAGAAAGGGCTAGGCACTGAAACGGCCAAAGGATTGCTCGATCACGCATTCGGGCACGCGTCCGTCAGAAAAGTGATCGCGCACACGCTGGCGGAGGAAAATGCTTCGGGGCACATTCTCGAAAAGCTGGGTTTTGCACAAACCGAAGACGTGAACGATCCCGACGAAGGGCTGCTGTGGCGCTGGGAAATCAGCCGCCGTTAA
- a CDS encoding aminotransferase class I/II-fold pyridoxal phosphate-dependent enzyme: protein MDIFEKLRNNSGPIGTPAKMLNSHHYFSFPMLEGELGPRMRFMGREVLNWSLNNYLGLANHPEVRKADADAAAKWGLAYPMGARMMSGNSELHETFEKELAQFVGKTDAFLLNYGYQGVMSAIECLCDHRDVIVYDAESHACLIDGIRLHKAKLGEYYKFNHNDMASLEKNLIRATKLAEEKGGGVLVITEGVFGMSGKVGDLKAIAELKKKYNFRLLVDDAHGFGTMGETGAGVGELLGVQDEIDLYFSTFAKSMAAIGAFIASNDPEIIMFLKYNMRSQTYAKALPMPYVEGCRKRLEMVKQMPELRAKLWENVKAMQDGLRSRGFNIGETESPVTPVFLHSEGGVPEVTRMVRDLRENMGVFCSIVVYPVVPKGQIMLRIIPTASHTLEDVEYTLNAFTTLAEKLKNRVYQSDAVQEVIE from the coding sequence GTGGATATTTTCGAGAAATTGCGCAACAACTCAGGTCCGATAGGAACTCCGGCCAAAATGCTGAACAGCCATCACTACTTTTCGTTCCCGATGCTGGAAGGAGAACTTGGTCCGCGCATGAGGTTTATGGGACGGGAAGTGCTGAACTGGAGTCTCAATAATTATCTGGGCCTGGCCAACCATCCGGAAGTTCGCAAAGCGGATGCCGATGCTGCCGCCAAATGGGGCCTCGCTTATCCAATGGGCGCCAGGATGATGTCGGGGAATTCCGAGCTGCATGAAACTTTTGAAAAGGAACTGGCGCAGTTTGTCGGTAAAACAGACGCTTTTCTCCTTAATTACGGCTATCAGGGCGTTATGTCCGCGATCGAATGCCTTTGCGACCATCGCGATGTGATCGTGTACGATGCCGAATCGCACGCGTGTCTGATAGACGGTATCCGCCTGCACAAAGCTAAGCTGGGCGAATACTACAAGTTCAACCACAACGACATGGCCAGCCTTGAAAAGAACCTGATCCGCGCCACCAAACTCGCAGAAGAAAAAGGCGGCGGCGTGCTGGTAATCACCGAAGGCGTTTTTGGAATGTCGGGCAAGGTAGGCGACCTGAAAGCCATTGCAGAACTGAAAAAGAAATACAATTTCCGTCTCCTGGTGGACGATGCCCACGGATTTGGAACAATGGGGGAAACCGGTGCCGGTGTAGGCGAGCTGCTCGGTGTGCAGGACGAAATCGATCTGTACTTCTCGACGTTCGCGAAGTCGATGGCCGCTATCGGTGCATTCATCGCTTCGAATGATCCCGAGATCATTATGTTCCTTAAATACAACATGCGCTCGCAAACCTACGCGAAGGCGCTTCCGATGCCTTACGTGGAGGGCTGCCGCAAACGCCTGGAAATGGTGAAGCAAATGCCGGAACTGCGCGCGAAGCTTTGGGAGAACGTGAAAGCCATGCAGGATGGCCTTCGCAGCCGCGGCTTCAACATCGGAGAAACCGAATCGCCCGTAACGCCTGTGTTTTTGCATAGCGAAGGCGGCGTTCCGGAAGTAACCCGCATGGTGCGCGACCTGCGTGAGAATATGGGTGTCTTCTGCTCGATCGTCGTGTACCCGGTGGTGCCGAAGGGTCAGATCATGCTGCGCATCATTCCGACCGCCTCACATACGCTGGAAGACGTGGAATACACGCTGAATGCATTTACAACGCTCGCCGAAAAACTCAAGAACAGAGTGTACCAAAGCGATGCCGTACAGGAGGTCATAGAATAG
- the cysM gene encoding cysteine synthase CysM — MSSLLDLVGNTPLVELQKVNPNPNVRIFGKLEGNNPGGSVKDRAAYSMIKGALERGEVKPGIKLVEATSGNTGIALAMIARLFDLDIELLMPQSSTRERVLTMEAFGAKVVLTETMESARDLAEEKAASGEYFMLNQFANPDNWKAHYRTTGPEIYNGTDRQITHFVSSMGTTGTIMGVSRYLKEQNSNIQIVGCQPNDGSSIPGIRKWPVEYLPKIFEKERVDRVIEVSQQDATLTTRRLANEEAIFAGMSSGGAAWAAIELAKELKEGVIVFIICDRGDRYLSSELFGG; from the coding sequence ATGTCATCATTACTGGATCTGGTAGGCAATACACCCCTGGTAGAATTACAAAAAGTTAATCCCAATCCCAACGTCCGGATTTTCGGCAAGCTCGAAGGCAACAATCCCGGCGGCAGCGTGAAAGACCGCGCGGCGTACAGCATGATCAAAGGAGCGCTCGAACGTGGCGAAGTGAAGCCCGGCATCAAGCTCGTGGAAGCCACCAGCGGCAACACCGGCATCGCCCTCGCAATGATCGCCCGGCTTTTTGATCTCGACATTGAATTACTAATGCCGCAAAGCTCCACCCGCGAACGCGTGCTCACCATGGAGGCATTCGGCGCGAAAGTGGTCCTCACCGAAACCATGGAAAGCGCCCGTGACCTGGCCGAAGAAAAGGCCGCAAGCGGGGAATATTTCATGCTCAACCAATTTGCCAATCCCGACAACTGGAAGGCCCATTACCGAACCACCGGACCGGAAATTTACAATGGCACCGACCGGCAGATCACGCATTTCGTGTCATCGATGGGCACAACGGGCACGATAATGGGCGTATCGCGCTACCTGAAAGAGCAAAACAGCAACATCCAGATCGTCGGCTGCCAGCCCAACGACGGATCGAGCATCCCCGGCATCCGCAAATGGCCGGTGGAATATCTTCCAAAAATATTTGAAAAGGAACGCGTGGACCGCGTCATCGAAGTGTCGCAGCAGGATGCCACGCTTACTACCCGCAGGCTTGCGAATGAAGAGGCTATTTTTGCAGGAATGAGCAGCGGGGGCGCTGCCTGGGCCGCCATAGAGCTGGCGAAGGAATTGAAAGAAGGCGTGATCGTCTTCATCATCTGCGACCGCGGCGACCGTTATTTATCCAGCGAACTGTTTGGAGGGTAG
- a CDS encoding thermonuclease family protein, with protein MLASCALSSEDQQQLRSNSDLPNPLKAEVIAIQDGDTIELKFIYSGKKAGRRMGKPVRIRFLHINCPERKMPFYSNAKQFTSEKCFRKTVSIRHKGEFDKYGRLLGEVVLPDGKVLNKELVKKGLAVHFKKYSKDQEYANLEIAAKKQKIGIWSQPGIQFGQL; from the coding sequence ATGCTGGCGTCCTGCGCACTCTCATCGGAAGACCAGCAGCAGCTCCGCAGCAACAGCGATTTGCCCAACCCGCTCAAAGCGGAAGTAATCGCGATTCAGGATGGCGACACGATTGAGCTGAAATTTATATATTCCGGTAAGAAAGCAGGACGCCGAATGGGCAAACCTGTCCGCATTCGCTTTTTGCATATCAATTGCCCTGAGCGCAAGATGCCTTTTTACAGCAATGCAAAGCAGTTTACCAGTGAAAAATGCTTCCGGAAAACGGTTAGCATCCGCCACAAGGGAGAATTCGATAAATATGGTCGTCTGCTGGGCGAAGTGGTGCTCCCCGACGGCAAGGTTTTGAATAAGGAACTAGTCAAAAAAGGACTGGCCGTTCATTTTAAGAAATATTCTAAGGACCAGGAATATGCTAATCTTGAAATAGCTGCTAAAAAACAGAAAATAGGCATTTGGAGCCAGCCAGGCATACAGTTCGGGCAATTGTAA
- a CDS encoding AMP-binding protein gives MTALSKDTYPWLENYPEGIPYEINPDAYSSLLEMMEVSFRENAAKTAYANMDKQLTFGQLDELSQNFAAYLQSIGMKQGDRIALQMPNLLQYPVVMMGSLRAGLTIVNTNPLYTPREMQHQFKDSGAKAIVILANFAANLEKVIANTNIEHVIITEIGDMLGFPKKLIVNAVVKYIKKMVPAYHLKNTVTLANALSIGSGVTYEKPNVSGLDLAFIQYTGGTTGVSKGAMLTHRNLIANVEGINEWLMSKMRTSETTGQLTLIGALPLYHVFAMTINGLCGIKWGALNVLITNPKDIPAFVKELKKYTFHIFPGLNTLFNGLLNNPEFASVDFSNLRITIAGGMALQKIVAERWEKATGCPLVEGYGLSETSPVLSVNPLNGKHKQGTIGLPFPSTEMRILSEDNKWLPIGERGEICAKGPQIMLGYYNRPDETAKVILEDESGRWFKTGDIGIEDADGFFKIVDRKKDMILVSGFNVYPNEIEDVVAQCPGVAEVACVGIPDEKSGEMVKIFVVKKDPELTEEKLKTYCKENLTGYKCPRRIEFRKELPKTNVGKILRRALREEEMAKVSQ, from the coding sequence ATGACTGCCCTATCAAAGGATACCTATCCATGGCTTGAAAACTATCCGGAAGGCATTCCCTATGAAATCAATCCGGATGCCTACTCGTCGCTGCTGGAAATGATGGAGGTGAGCTTCCGCGAAAATGCCGCCAAAACTGCCTATGCGAATATGGATAAGCAACTGACTTTCGGTCAGTTGGACGAACTTTCGCAGAACTTCGCGGCTTACCTGCAAAGCATCGGCATGAAACAGGGAGACCGCATTGCCCTGCAAATGCCCAACCTGCTGCAATATCCGGTGGTGATGATGGGCTCGCTTCGTGCCGGGCTTACGATTGTAAATACGAACCCGCTTTACACGCCACGCGAAATGCAGCACCAGTTCAAGGATTCAGGCGCGAAAGCGATCGTGATCCTCGCCAATTTTGCTGCAAACCTTGAAAAGGTCATTGCCAACACCAATATCGAACACGTGATCATCACCGAAATCGGCGATATGCTCGGCTTCCCTAAAAAGCTGATCGTAAATGCCGTGGTGAAGTATATCAAGAAAATGGTCCCGGCCTACCACCTGAAAAACACGGTGACGCTGGCGAATGCGCTATCGATCGGTTCGGGGGTTACCTATGAAAAACCCAACGTATCCGGCCTCGACCTCGCATTTATCCAATATACCGGCGGCACCACGGGCGTATCCAAGGGCGCTATGCTCACGCACCGGAACCTGATCGCCAACGTGGAGGGCATTAACGAATGGCTGATGTCCAAAATGCGGACATCGGAAACCACCGGCCAGCTCACGCTCATCGGGGCGCTGCCGCTTTACCACGTATTCGCGATGACAATCAACGGCTTATGCGGCATTAAATGGGGCGCATTGAATGTCCTGATCACCAATCCGAAGGATATTCCCGCATTTGTAAAAGAACTGAAAAAATACACTTTCCATATTTTCCCGGGACTGAACACGCTTTTCAACGGCCTGCTCAACAATCCGGAGTTTGCTTCCGTCGATTTCTCGAACCTCAGAATTACGATCGCGGGCGGAATGGCTTTGCAGAAAATCGTGGCTGAGCGCTGGGAGAAAGCCACGGGCTGCCCGTTGGTGGAAGGTTACGGCCTTTCCGAAACTTCCCCGGTACTCTCGGTGAATCCGCTGAATGGCAAACACAAGCAGGGTACCATCGGCTTGCCGTTCCCGAGCACTGAAATGCGCATCCTGAGCGAGGATAACAAATGGCTGCCGATCGGCGAACGCGGGGAGATCTGCGCGAAAGGCCCGCAGATTATGCTCGGCTACTACAACCGCCCCGACGAAACCGCCAAAGTGATCCTGGAAGACGAAAGCGGCCGCTGGTTCAAGACGGGCGACATCGGGATCGAAGACGCCGATGGATTTTTCAAGATTGTGGACCGGAAAAAGGATATGATCCTCGTTTCGGGTTTCAATGTTTATCCCAATGAAATCGAAGACGTGGTAGCGCAATGCCCCGGCGTGGCAGAAGTGGCTTGCGTGGGTATTCCCGACGAGAAATCGGGCGAGATGGTGAAAATTTTTGTGGTCAAAAAAGACCCGGAACTGACTGAGGAAAAGCTCAAAACCTACTGCAAGGAAAACCTGACGGGCTACAAATGTCCGCGCCGGATCGAGTTCCGGAAAGAGCTCCCCAAAACCAATGTAGGCAAGATACTCCGGCGCGCATTACGCGAGGAAGAAATGGCGAAAGTTAGCCAATAG